From Candidatus Zixiibacteriota bacterium:
CCGTTGATGCACAGCCACTTGCGCCGGGTGTGGGCACCCGGCGCCACGGAAACGGTGACTTTTTCAACACATTCTTGTCCGTCCTGGACAGGATCTTCAGGAGGCCGGACATTCTTTCTGTCCAAGCCTCGGCTCTATTCCGTCAGTCCCAACTTCCGTTTGACCGACTCACTTGTCGGATCCAACTCCAGCGCCCGACGCCACGCCGCGAGCGCATCCTCATGGCGTCCGAGCGCCGCCAGAATGTCGCCGAGATGCTCGTGGATGGTGGGGTCGGATTGCAGAACTTCCAGCGCCTTGCGGAGTTCGATTTCCGCCTCTTTCAGATGCCCCTGACGGTAGAGGACCCAGCCGTAGCTGTCGAGATAGGCGCCGTTGTTCGGCTCGATCGCCAAGGCCCGCTCGATCAAATCGCGGGATTCGTCGAGGTGCACGCCGGAGTCGGCGTACATGTAGCCGAGGTAGTTGAGCGCGGTGGCGTTCTGGGGCTCGCGCGCGATGAGCGCTTGGAACATGGCGGCGGCGCTGTCGAAGCGGTGGGCGCGTTCCCAGGCGGCGGCCAGGGCAAACTGGACGCGGGTGTCGGCGGTGTCGGCGTCCCAGGCGCGCCGCAACCAGACGACCGCCGAATCGTGCTGTCCGGCGCGGCCGAAAGCGATCCCCAAAAAGTGCCAGAAGCTGCGATGCGCCCCGACGGCGGCCATGCCACGGTGGGCGGTCGCCAGTGCGGCATCGACGGAGTCCTGATCCAGCAGCACGTACGCCCACTGCAGCCACGCGTCGGGAATCGAGTCGCCGAGCGCGGTCGCGCGCCGGAAATAGTCTTTCGCCTTAGTGTAATCGTTACGATTCTCGGATATGCGACCTATGTAGTAATAAGGAATATACGGATGAATCGAATCGGCCAGGAGGACGAACAGACTCTCCGCCTTGGCGGTCTGGCCGGTGTTGTACCAGAGGATGCCGAGACGGAGCCGCTCCGGATCATTGGGGCTGATCGCCAGGATCTGTTGGATCACGGCCGCCGCCGAGTCGCTCTGCCCCTGTCCCAGGAAGAAGTGCATCAGTCGCTTGCGCATCGCCAGATTGTCGGGGGCCCGCGCCACCAGCCGGTGGTGAATGGCGAGGGCCTCGGCCGACCGGCCCAGTGATTCCAAACTGGCCGCCAAACCGCCATAGGCATTGAGATTGGCCGTCGAGGTGTCCAACTCCAACGAACGGCGAAAGGCCGCCGCCGCCTGTTCATCGCGGCCCATCCGCCGGTGCAAGTCTCCGATCTCGTTGGCGATGCGCGGGTCGGGCTGGTGCTGGAGAATCTGCTCCAGATCGGCCACCGCCTCATCGATCTGGCCGTCGCGCAAAGCCAGACGCGACAGCATCCACCAAGCGTCGGTGTCCGTCGAGTCAATGGCGACCAACTGCCGGTAGGCCTGACGCGCCTCTTGCTGACGTCCCAGGAATCGATAGCAGCGCCCCAAGAGTTCCAGCGCCCGCTTGTCCTGAGGTCGGGCGGCCTGCGCCACGGTGATGGCCCGCTCCAACTGACGCAGCGCAAAGTACGTCTCGGCCAGTGACAACCGGATCTCATACGAGCCCGGGTCCAACTGCAACGCCTGCTCGAAGGCACGTGCCGCCCCTTCCTGATCGCCGCCGGCGGCCAGCATCGTGCCCTCGTTGTAGTGGTAGAACGCCAGCCGCGCCCGGTTCGGATCGACCGTGTCTGCTGCCCCGGAACGACCTTCCGCACGCTTCGGCGCGTGCCCGGCACACCCGGCGACGAATAGACAAAGAAACACAGGAAGCGCGCTCGCGATGACCTTGAGGAAGGTCCGCGAACGAGGAAGACTCGTCTGATCACTGCGCATTCGGCGACTCGATGTGTCCGGCGATCTTCGCGACGGACGCGGCGTCAAGACCGGTCGGACTGCCACAGCGCTTATACGCGCCGGGGGCACCCGGAAGGCCATGTGCGCGAAAGGCGGCTCGATGAGCCGCCTCTCAAATAGAACTTCGGGCAACCGTCACTCGACGTCCGGACGCGCGGTGTCACTCCCCCACCTATGCGGCCTTCTTATTGTTGCGCCCCCTGGCGATCAGCAACAGGAAGAAGGCCAGCCCGGCAAACGGCAGCAGGGTCCACAGTTCACTGGAGGCCAGACGTCCGAGCCAGGACGACTTGTCCCAAGCGGCGTCCCAGTTGCCGCCCTGCACGACCGCCTGGAACAGACCGGCAATCGCGCCACCCGCGATCAGTCCGCTCGACAGCAGCACGCCCGGAGAGAATTCGGCCTCCGCCTCCGAAGTCTTGCGGCGACGGTCGACGATGTAGCGAACCAAACCACCAATAAAGATCGGAGTCGAGGTCGAGATCGGCAGGTACAGACCGACCGCGAACGGAAGGGACGACACCCGGACCAACTCCATGACGATCGCCAGCACGACACCGACCAAGACCAGCGCCCACGGCAGTTTCTGCGTGAGGATGCCATCAATGATCAGACTGAACAGGCGCGCCTTCGGCGCATCGAACTTGGTCACGGAAATCAGGCGATGAGTGATCGATCCATCGGCAGCGAGAAGGTAACGACCGGGTTCGACGCCACCTTGCCCTGTGGTCAAGTGCAGGATCCTGGCGGGTCCATCGGCCATGAGAAACGTCTCGCCGGTCTCCGGCAAGGCCCCGGCACGGAACGCCGTATACTCGGATCCGCTCACCCGCTCGGGGCGCTCGACATCCACGCCGCAGACACCGGGATCGATCACGTATACGATCTTGCCCTGCGCGTCAGCCAGGTATCGGCCCGTGGGCACGCCATTGGTCGGCTCGGGGATGTGGATCTTCTTGTACTGCTTGCCGTCCACCTCAACGTTCTCGGCGTCGGCGGGGACCGTGGCGGTGAATTGCGGATAATCGCGGGCGGTGATCGTCGTCTTGGCCTGGTCCAGATAGAGGACGGTGTATCCGATCACCAGGGCGCTGGTCAGCGCCCCGACGAGAATCCCGATCTGCTGCCATTTGGGCGTCGCGCCGACCAGGAACCCGGTCTTCAAGCTCTGCGAGATCGTGCCGCCGTTGGAGGCGGCCACGCAGACAATTGCGGCGGTGGTCAGCGCCATCGCCCGGTAGGAGACACCGGTCCAGCCAACTGCCAAGAACAGAAGACAGGTGATCAGGAGCGTGGCCACGGTCATCCCTGAAATCGGGTTGGACGACGAGCCAATCTCACCGGTGATCCGGCTGGAGACCGTGACAAAGAAGAACCCGAACAGAACGATCAAGATCGCCGACAGGAAGTTGATCTCCAGCATCGGCGCGGCCCAGATGGCGATGATCAGCGCCAGGCAACCGCCCAGGACCCAGATCAGCGGGATGTCGCGCTCGGTGCGCGGCACTTCTTGAACCACGCCGCCGCGCCGCATTGCCGCAAGTGAGCCCAGGCCACGCTTGAAGGCGCCGATGATCGAAGGTATCGAGCGCGCCAGACTGATGAAGCCGCCGGTCGCCACCGCCCCCGCGCCGATGTACAGGACATAGGCGTTGCGGATCTCTCCCGGCGACATGTCACGGATCAGCTTGGTGGCCGGGAAGATCACCTGATTGATGGCGTCCCCAAAGACGTGGATCAGAGGGATGATGACGACGAAGGCCAGCGAGCCGCCCGCCATCATATTGGCCGCGGTCTTGGAGCCGATGATATACCCGACACCCAAAAGCGTCGGCGACACTTCGGCGGAGATGAGGGCGCCCTTGAATGGTGTGATGAGGCGGTCCAGCGCCCAATCGGACGTGTCCTTCCAGAACCGCGTCACCAGGTTGAGGAAACCATAGCCAAAGCCGACCGCCGCTCCCATGAAGACCGTCTTAGCGCTCGTCCCCCCCTTCTCACCGACAATGAGCACATCGGCGCAAGCCGTGCCCTCCGGGTAGGTCAGTTTCCCGTGCTCCTGGACGATCAGACCCTGACGGAGGGGGATCATCATCAGGACGCCGAGGAACCCACCCAGGACCGCTACCAGCAGCACCCGCATGAACTCGAGGTCCTGCCCCATCAAGAGCAATGAGGGCAGGGTAAAGGCAATCCCGGCGGCGATCGACTCCCCGGCCGAGCCGACGGTCTGCACCATGTTGTTTTCCAAGATGGTGGCGCGGCCGAAGGCGCGGAAGATCGTGATGCTCAGAACCGCGATCGGGATTGATGCCGAGACCGTCAACCCCACTTTCAGAGCCAGGTACACCGACGAGGCGGCAAAAACGATCCCGAGCACCGAGCCCAACACCAACCCCTTAAGGGTGAATTCGGTAATGGTCTTTTCGGGCGGGATGTACGGTTTGAAATGGGTGTCGCTCATGTGGCGATGGTAGCGTGAGCCGGCACACATCAGCAAGCGAAAAGATGGCGAACCCCCACCGCCAGAACCGCGCCCGCTCAGTGCCGGCCCGAAGAGTGGGAGGAAGGGTCATGATCTCTCGACACGGTCAGGGCCGCGAGGGTCGAACAGGCGAAGCCATGGCGACCGCCGGAGAGCCAGGCGAGGGAATGTAAGGTGAGTGTGCTGTGTCTGACTGTGCCTCCCACCCTTCGGGTGCAGCGCCCAAGCACGGATGCCGAAGGTCTCTGAACACGGATTCTCTGAGTCTTCGGGGGGAGGAGGCGGGCGCAGCCACGCATGGTGCAACGCCTTGTCACACAACATAGTACGACCACCCGGGGGCCGCGGAGCCCGAATGAAGGCTGCCACCACACTCTCTTTCTTCACACGGACCGATCTTGAACGTGATTTTCTTCTTGCATCCCGGATGGCGTCCATTATCCTATTGACGGGCAGAAGCAGCGACGGATGATCCCGTGGCTGCCACGTCAGGCCGCACCCTCCCCGGCCCGCCGCCAACAAGACAGGCGTTGTCGGCGCAACATTTCGAGAAAACGAGCAACGGGCGGAACACAATCCGGTTTTGTGGGTAGACATGATGGCAATGAGTGCGCCCCTCACCAGAGAAGTGGTGATCGACAAGCTGCGGACATGTTTCGACCCGGAAATCCCGATGGTTTCGATCGTCGATCTGGGGTTGATCTACGACGTCCGCATCGACGACCGCAACAACGTCGCCGTGGACATGACCTTGACCGCGCCCGGCTGTCCCATGCATCAGATGATGTCACAGGACGCGAGCGCGAAACTCAAAGAGCTGGCCGGCGTCGGCAATGTGACCGTGAACGTGGTCTGGGACCCGCCGTGGACCCCCGACCGCATGAGCGACGCGGCCCGCAAAACACTGGGGTGGATGTAACCGTCCACCAGAATCAAGGCGTCGTGTCATGGAGGACCGACGCTGTCACGCCAAACCATGAGGGGGTTTATCGAACGGAATCGCGCCTGAGCTTGGCCCCCCGGGCCTTGTCCACCTGCCTGTGGAATTGGCTTGGGCATGCGACGTGAATCGAAGGACCCACCCTCACGGTCCGGTTGCTCGGGGGCAAAAGCAAGACAACCGAACGTACGACCCACTTCATCTCGCCTGCCAAACACCGTGAAACAAACAACGGCCAGTGGGACTGGCACAGAACTTGCGAATGGTCAACAGGGGATGTTGACAGACAATCCCAAACCCAGATGGGGGTTTACAATGCGTGTAACGAAATGCCTAATTGTGGCACTGGCGGTACTGGTCGTCATTCCCATGATCGCGACGGCGGCCGGGGTGCCGACCACCAATAAAATGACCCTCGGGACGCCCGAGATCGCCGCCACCGGCGACAACGGCGTCAACCGTCGGGTGACCGTGCCGATCTCGATCGACAACACCCAGGAACTGGTCGCCATGGACATCCCGCTCTCCTTCGGGCAGCCGGGCGACGGCATCCAGTTGGTCGGTGTGGCCTATGCGTCGCGGATCAACTACTTCGACGAGAAGATCACCAACATCGACAACAACAAGAAGACCGTGATCATGGGTCTGATCTCGATGGCGTACCAGCCCGGCACCCCGGACCTGACGGTCGGCTCCGGTGAGATCGCCCGGCTGACCTTTGAGATCTCGGACCCGACGATGACTGAGTTCACGATCTCGGCAGCCACGATGGAGCGGCCGTATCACCGGCTGTTGTGGGTCTACAACGTCTATGATGCCGAGCATCGTCCGACCGCCGAGACGATCGAGCCCGAGTTCACGCCGATCACGGTGGCCATCCCGGCGGGCGGGACGAATGCCGTGCCAGCAACGTTCGCGCTGGCGCAGAACTATCCGAACCCGTTCAACGCGGGGACGGTGATCCGTTTCGGTCTGCCGAAGGATGAAGCTGGCAATGTCAAGCTGGTGGTCTATAACGTTCTTGGGCAGTCGGTGCGGACCTTGGCCGACCGCGACTTCGAGCCGGGCAATCACGAGATCGCCTGGGACGGCACCGACAACAACGGCTCGCCGGCCTCTTCGGGTGTCTACTTCTATCGCATCCAGACCAAGCACTCCTCCGACACCAAGAAGATGACGCTGCTGAAGTAGTCGCACCCAACATCACGGCATCAAAGAAGACCCCGCCCGGCTTGGGCGGGGTTTTTCTGTTTGGGGATGGATTCAGATGGAGTGACCGCGATCCGTGATCGCGGAGTGTCCTATGGGCAGGGGTCGCAGAATTCAGTCTGCGGACTTGCGCTGCGGAACGCCACGTTGGCGACACGCACAACATCGACCAAGTCTGTGACCCAACTACAGTCCACGTCGGTTTGCAACACCAGGCACAAAGGCCCCGGATCATGGTGTGCGGGGGCACCCCGGAAGGCCACATCCACTGTCTTGACCACGTCTTGGACATCAGTGGGTGGACCTCAGGGATTCGGTGGGTATCGGGAGGCGCTGCGGAATACCGCCGTTCGGGTGCTGTCCCGTGCCAAGAATCTCCGCAAGAGCCGTCGCGAGCTGGGCAAAGACGTATCCCCCCAGAGGTTGTCTGACTGAAACAACATTGTCCGTGCCCAGAACACCTCTCTGTGGAGCGATGAACCATGAATGAGGGACGAGTTACTCTAACAATACCGGTTGCCTTGTGATGATGTTCTCCCCGGCCGCGATCCGGCACTGCGCAATGCTCCGCGCAAACAACGCATCGAACAACTCACCCCCCAACCGATCCAACGCATGAGACAACGACGAATGATCCGGGATCTTCTCCGTGAGCGGATACCTGATGAACCAGCGGTACGTTAGGTTCGCATGCACCTGCCGCATCAGCTCCCGCACCGAGGCAATCCCCTCAAAGGCCTGCAACACAAACAACCGGATTACCGCCTCCGGATCGATTGAGGGCCGGCCATTGTCGACGCAGTACTTCTCCCGGACCGCCTCATGCACACAGCCGAGGCCCAACACCCGGTTCAGCTTCCGCAGCGGGTCGCCCGCCGGCACAAATTCCTCCAGCGACGGCAGCAACATCATCTCATACCCCAATTTCTCGCGCTTCGTCTGCATGATCCCAACAACAAACCCGCCCCAAAACGGCAAGGGTTTTTCAACAGGCCCATTCTTGATCGCCTCAGGCGATCCTGCCTGTCCCGCCTTGCCGGAGGCGACGCTCCGAGCACCGCGCCCGTCCGGAAGCGGGTCGCTGCCAACAGGGCACTTCACAATCCCACTCTTTCCATTGCCGACCTGATTCAATCACGGTAGCTTTCCTCGCGTGATCGGCGCTCTCACACACTGGCTCGGATTCGTCTTCTCCCTTCTCCTGTTGCATGTGCTGACGGATTGTGCCCAGCAGGGTGCGCCGCAGGGCGGGCCTCCGGACACGACGGCGCCGACGGTGATCGCAACTGAACCGGCGACCGGAGCGGTTCAGGTGTCGCGGGATGTCGGCATCACGATCGAGTTCTCCGAGCCGATGGAAAACACGACCCTGTTGCCGAATCTGCTTCTGTCGCCCCCGCGTACCGGGAATCCGCAGGTGAAGTGGTCTGATGGCGGGCGGCGTGTGCATCTCCATTGGCTCGATTCCCTGCGGGCCGATGCGACCTACCGCATCACGATCGGGTCTCACACCACCG
This genomic window contains:
- a CDS encoding FlgD immunoglobulin-like domain containing protein, giving the protein MRVTKCLIVALAVLVVIPMIATAAGVPTTNKMTLGTPEIAATGDNGVNRRVTVPISIDNTQELVAMDIPLSFGQPGDGIQLVGVAYASRINYFDEKITNIDNNKKTVIMGLISMAYQPGTPDLTVGSGEIARLTFEISDPTMTEFTISAATMERPYHRLLWVYNVYDAEHRPTAETIEPEFTPITVAIPAGGTNAVPATFALAQNYPNPFNAGTVIRFGLPKDEAGNVKLVVYNVLGQSVRTLADRDFEPGNHEIAWDGTDNNGSPASSGVYFYRIQTKHSSDTKKMTLLK
- a CDS encoding tetratricopeptide repeat protein, yielding MRSDQTSLPRSRTFLKVIASALPVFLCLFVAGCAGHAPKRAEGRSGAADTVDPNRARLAFYHYNEGTMLAAGGDQEGAARAFEQALQLDPGSYEIRLSLAETYFALRQLERAITVAQAARPQDKRALELLGRCYRFLGRQQEARQAYRQLVAIDSTDTDAWWMLSRLALRDGQIDEAVADLEQILQHQPDPRIANEIGDLHRRMGRDEQAAAAFRRSLELDTSTANLNAYGGLAASLESLGRSAEALAIHHRLVARAPDNLAMRKRLMHFFLGQGQSDSAAAVIQQILAISPNDPERLRLGILWYNTGQTAKAESLFVLLADSIHPYIPYYYIGRISENRNDYTKAKDYFRRATALGDSIPDAWLQWAYVLLDQDSVDAALATAHRGMAAVGAHRSFWHFLGIAFGRAGQHDSAVVWLRRAWDADTADTRVQFALAAAWERAHRFDSAAAMFQALIAREPQNATALNYLGYMYADSGVHLDESRDLIERALAIEPNNGAYLDSYGWVLYRQGHLKEAEIELRKALEVLQSDPTIHEHLGDILAALGRHEDALAAWRRALELDPTSESVKRKLGLTE
- a CDS encoding oligopeptide transporter, OPT family codes for the protein MSDTHFKPYIPPEKTITEFTLKGLVLGSVLGIVFAASSVYLALKVGLTVSASIPIAVLSITIFRAFGRATILENNMVQTVGSAGESIAAGIAFTLPSLLLMGQDLEFMRVLLVAVLGGFLGVLMMIPLRQGLIVQEHGKLTYPEGTACADVLIVGEKGGTSAKTVFMGAAVGFGYGFLNLVTRFWKDTSDWALDRLITPFKGALISAEVSPTLLGVGYIIGSKTAANMMAGGSLAFVVIIPLIHVFGDAINQVIFPATKLIRDMSPGEIRNAYVLYIGAGAVATGGFISLARSIPSIIGAFKRGLGSLAAMRRGGVVQEVPRTERDIPLIWVLGGCLALIIAIWAAPMLEINFLSAILIVLFGFFFVTVSSRITGEIGSSSNPISGMTVATLLITCLLFLAVGWTGVSYRAMALTTAAIVCVAASNGGTISQSLKTGFLVGATPKWQQIGILVGALTSALVIGYTVLYLDQAKTTITARDYPQFTATVPADAENVEVDGKQYKKIHIPEPTNGVPTGRYLADAQGKIVYVIDPGVCGVDVERPERVSGSEYTAFRAGALPETGETFLMADGPARILHLTTGQGGVEPGRYLLAADGSITHRLISVTKFDAPKARLFSLIIDGILTQKLPWALVLVGVVLAIVMELVRVSSLPFAVGLYLPISTSTPIFIGGLVRYIVDRRRKTSEAEAEFSPGVLLSSGLIAGGAIAGLFQAVVQGGNWDAAWDKSSWLGRLASSELWTLLPFAGLAFFLLLIARGRNNKKAA
- a CDS encoding transposase; the encoded protein is MQTKREKLGYEMMLLPSLEEFVPAGDPLRKLNRVLGLGCVHEAVREKYCVDNGRPSIDPEAVIRLFVLQAFEGIASVRELMRQVHANLTYRWFIRYPLTEKIPDHSSLSHALDRLGGELFDALFARSIAQCRIAAGENIITRQPVLLE
- a CDS encoding iron-sulfur cluster assembly protein; the encoded protein is MMAMSAPLTREVVIDKLRTCFDPEIPMVSIVDLGLIYDVRIDDRNNVAVDMTLTAPGCPMHQMMSQDASAKLKELAGVGNVTVNVVWDPPWTPDRMSDAARKTLGWM